Proteins found in one Fibrobacter sp. UWT2 genomic segment:
- a CDS encoding biopolymer transporter ExbD codes for MKRSRGKELKQEMNLTNMIDIVFAILIVFIISAPLMSQGVKVDLPKAEAPTMEQEKLLKVSITKNEELYIADMMVDFASFNNVFKSLWNGEMAVVINADESVNYGLVMKVVTQVQKLGVTKLGFLTMNPKERPGKK; via the coding sequence GTGAAGCGCAGTCGCGGAAAAGAACTTAAGCAGGAGATGAACCTGACGAACATGATCGATATCGTGTTCGCCATCCTTATCGTGTTCATCATTTCTGCGCCTCTCATGAGCCAGGGTGTCAAGGTGGACCTGCCTAAGGCAGAAGCACCGACCATGGAACAAGAAAAGCTTTTGAAGGTCTCGATCACTAAAAACGAGGAACTCTATATCGCCGACATGATGGTGGATTTCGCGAGTTTCAACAACGTGTTCAAGTCGCTCTGGAATGGCGAGATGGCGGTGGTCATCAATGCCGACGAGTCTGTGAACTACGGCCTGGTGATGAAGGTGGTGACTCAGGTGCAAAAGCTCGGAGTGACAAAACTCGGTTTCTTGACGATGAATCCCAAGGAAAGACCAGGGAAGAAATAG
- the rhuM gene encoding RhuM family protein — protein sequence MQNENVILPLQSDFDQIKRTDADGRIFWSARELSSALGYSTYQKFSRILDKSTTSAQAKGMNLENHFNRVVEMVKLGSGAFREVENVHLSREACLLVAGNADRKKPQVQVALAYFSQGEKPLPTAANADFSSILLYKTSQGESRIEVIFNSDTFWMPQKRMAELYGVDVRTVNYHLKEIYESGELTETATIRKIGIVQNEGEREVTRPQMLYNLDAIIAVGYRVNSYQATQFRIWATTVLKEMIVKGFVLDDERLKQGTHFGKDYFDDLLERIREIRASERRYYQKITDIYAECSADYDPKAETTQQFFKIVQNMMHWAVTHQTAAEIIYSRADAERPHMGLTTWKRAPDGRVQRSDTIVAKNYLSDKEVTALNRISTAFLDLAESQAERHIIMSMSDWRQQLEEFLGLYKYDILQNAGTVSAEDAKQKAFAEYDKFKLVQDREFLSDFDKVVKKLEIEKPQNKR from the coding sequence ATGCAGAACGAAAACGTGATTTTGCCGTTACAGTCCGATTTTGACCAAATCAAAAGAACTGATGCCGACGGGCGCATTTTCTGGAGCGCGAGGGAACTATCTTCCGCCCTGGGCTATAGCACCTACCAAAAATTCAGCCGTATTCTGGATAAATCGACGACGTCGGCACAGGCAAAAGGCATGAACTTGGAAAACCATTTTAACCGGGTGGTTGAAATGGTCAAGCTCGGGTCTGGGGCTTTCCGCGAGGTGGAAAACGTCCATCTTTCCCGCGAAGCATGTCTTTTAGTCGCTGGAAATGCCGACCGCAAAAAGCCTCAAGTGCAAGTTGCCTTGGCCTATTTTTCTCAGGGCGAAAAACCGCTCCCAACCGCCGCAAACGCCGATTTTTCAAGCATTCTGCTATATAAGACGAGTCAAGGGGAATCGCGTATCGAGGTGATTTTCAACAGCGACACATTCTGGATGCCTCAAAAACGCATGGCGGAATTGTATGGGGTTGATGTAAGAACCGTAAACTACCATCTTAAAGAAATTTATGAATCGGGAGAACTTACCGAAACGGCAACTATCCGAAAAATTGGGATAGTTCAAAACGAAGGTGAACGTGAGGTAACCCGCCCGCAAATGCTGTATAATCTCGACGCCATTATCGCCGTCGGCTACCGAGTGAACAGTTACCAGGCGACCCAGTTCCGCATCTGGGCAACAACGGTGCTGAAAGAAATGATCGTGAAGGGGTTCGTGCTTGACGACGAACGCCTCAAGCAGGGGACGCACTTTGGTAAGGATTACTTCGACGACTTGCTGGAACGGATTCGTGAAATCCGGGCGTCGGAACGCAGGTACTACCAAAAGATTACCGACATCTATGCGGAATGCAGCGCCGACTACGACCCCAAAGCCGAAACGACGCAGCAGTTCTTCAAGATTGTCCAGAACATGATGCACTGGGCGGTCACACACCAGACTGCCGCCGAAATCATCTACTCCAGGGCAGATGCCGAAAGGCCGCACATGGGTTTAACCACGTGGAAAAGGGCGCCCGACGGACGCGTGCAAAGATCCGATACGATTGTCGCAAAGAACTATCTCTCCGACAAGGAGGTCACTGCTCTGAATCGAATCTCGACCGCATTCCTGGACTTAGCCGAAAGCCAGGCAGAACGCCACATCATCATGAGCATGAGTGACTGGCGGCAGCAACTGGAGGAATTTCTCGGACTTTACAAGTACGACATTCTCCAGAACGCCGGAACCGTATCCGCAGAAGACGCAAAGCAAAAAGCCTTTGCGGAATATGACAAGTTCAAACTTGTTCAGGATCGCGAATTTCTTTCTGATTTCGACAAAGTGGTCAAGAAACTTGAAATAGAAAAGCCCCAAAACAAACGTTAA
- a CDS encoding energy transducer TonB gives MSAERNIQYFSSNDDGMMVKIIVCAVVFHLLIAGICIAFHFVNFKHEPEPIPVFEMVQVQQAVQPRPQPPRPKPMEPKPPEPKPLEPKPKPEPKPKVDQQLPPEPKVEDKPPEPEPVEEPKPEPEPEPEPQDDFEVDDLDLPTAVEAPSLNPVGSVDMDPLMQVYLERLKQIIMSNFNPPSNLNVRRDVKTTVQFTVDRFGGITAITLKRSSGNKTWDHLSVRAVQISKVPELPPNFRAPSLVLHFNFTPN, from the coding sequence GTGAGCGCAGAGAGAAACATCCAATATTTTTCGTCTAACGATGACGGAATGATGGTGAAAATCATCGTGTGTGCGGTGGTTTTCCATTTGCTCATTGCGGGCATTTGCATTGCGTTCCATTTTGTGAATTTCAAGCACGAACCCGAACCCATTCCTGTGTTCGAAATGGTGCAGGTCCAACAGGCTGTTCAGCCGCGTCCGCAGCCGCCGCGCCCCAAGCCGATGGAACCCAAACCGCCCGAACCGAAACCGCTGGAACCCAAGCCCAAGCCGGAACCTAAACCGAAGGTTGACCAGCAGTTGCCGCCTGAGCCCAAGGTGGAGGATAAACCGCCCGAACCGGAGCCGGTGGAAGAACCGAAGCCGGAACCGGAACCTGAGCCGGAACCGCAGGATGACTTTGAAGTTGACGATTTGGATTTGCCGACTGCTGTTGAAGCGCCCAGCTTGAACCCGGTGGGTTCCGTGGATATGGACCCGCTGATGCAAGTTTATCTGGAACGTTTAAAACAAATTATTATGAGCAATTTTAATCCGCCCTCGAACCTGAACGTGCGTCGCGACGTAAAGACGACAGTGCAGTTTACGGTGGACCGTTTTGGCGGCATTACGGCGATTACCCTCAAGCGCAGTTCCGGCAACAAGACCTGGGACCACTTGTCTGTGCGTGCGGTGCAAATTTCGAAGGTGCCTGAGCTCCCGCCTAACTTTAGAGCTCCGTCGCTGGTGTTGCACTTCAATTTCACGCCAAATTAA
- a CDS encoding OmpA family protein, translated as MKNFVKLAVVASAAALCLVACAKKQQPQTEPEAEPAPAAVAPAAEPNADSLAAEQARLEAERLAAERARLEAERARLEALINQIMSEDVYFDFDRSELTEKAKELLAQVGELLIKEERFTITIEGHTDARGTEDYNFTLGAKRAMKVKEFLVAYGIDAKRMESVSYGKEAPKVEGATEEAYSQNRRANFRVNIKE; from the coding sequence ATGAAGAACTTCGTTAAACTCGCTGTAGTGGCATCTGCCGCAGCCCTCTGCCTTGTCGCTTGCGCCAAGAAGCAGCAGCCCCAGACCGAACCGGAAGCAGAACCGGCTCCTGCCGCTGTCGCTCCGGCTGCTGAACCCAATGCAGATTCCCTGGCTGCTGAACAGGCTCGCCTCGAAGCTGAACGCCTGGCTGCCGAACGTGCCCGCCTCGAAGCCGAACGCGCTCGTCTCGAAGCCTTGATCAACCAGATCATGAGCGAAGACGTGTACTTTGACTTTGACCGTTCTGAACTCACCGAAAAGGCTAAGGAACTCTTGGCTCAGGTGGGTGAACTCCTGATTAAGGAAGAACGCTTCACGATCACGATCGAAGGTCACACCGATGCTCGCGGTACTGAAGATTACAACTTCACTCTCGGTGCAAAGCGTGCCATGAAGGTGAAGGAATTCCTCGTTGCTTACGGCATTGACGCCAAGCGCATGGAATCGGTCAGCTACGGTAAGGAAGCTCCGAAGGTTGAAGGTGCAACCGAAGAAGCCTACTCCCAGAACCGTCGCGCCAACTTCCGCGTGAACATCAAGGAATAA
- a CDS encoding MotA/TolQ/ExbB proton channel family protein produces the protein MNNSVPLLQMLTQSDIATIVILGILAVMSLGSWGIIIVKYIVNMKNQRANVVFFRKFVNVRQFVELQSLCENEDDSALKSLTSEVLKEASKFSNFVSYDSIQHRASLLEDTIQRSIEGLRLTEDRYLGFLATCSNLSPFFGLLGTVWGIMVAFFQIGQHGSADLTVVAPGIAMALITTVAGLVVAIPASAGYNYFTARNGQNEISYFNFGSQVLSLFKRGDLLALEEVAG, from the coding sequence TTGAACAATTCGGTACCTTTACTCCAGATGCTTACGCAGTCCGACATTGCGACGATTGTAATTTTGGGCATTTTGGCGGTCATGTCGCTCGGTTCGTGGGGCATTATCATCGTAAAGTACATCGTGAACATGAAGAATCAGCGTGCGAACGTGGTGTTCTTCCGCAAGTTCGTGAATGTACGTCAGTTCGTGGAACTGCAGAGCCTTTGCGAAAACGAAGACGACAGCGCACTGAAGAGCCTCACTTCTGAAGTGCTGAAGGAAGCTTCCAAGTTCAGTAACTTTGTGAGTTACGACTCTATCCAGCACCGTGCATCGCTTCTGGAAGATACCATCCAGCGTTCGATCGAAGGCCTGCGCCTGACCGAAGACCGCTACTTGGGCTTCTTGGCCACATGCTCCAACCTCTCTCCGTTCTTCGGACTTTTGGGTACGGTGTGGGGAATCATGGTGGCCTTCTTCCAGATCGGTCAGCATGGTTCGGCAGACCTGACTGTGGTTGCTCCGGGTATCGCTATGGCTTTGATTACTACGGTTGCAGGCCTTGTGGTTGCAATTCCCGCATCTGCCGGCTATAACTACTTCACTGCCCGCAACGGTCAGAACGAAATTTCGTACTTCAACTTTGGCTCCCAGGTGCTCAGTCTCTTTAAGCGCGGTGACTTGCTCGCCCTTGAAGAAGTGGCCGGCTAG
- the murA gene encoding UDP-N-acetylglucosamine 1-carboxyvinyltransferase — protein MYQFIVPQVKKPLDGEVEISGAKNAVLAVMAAALLADGVSEITNVPHLKDMKTMSDVLRVIGCHIGGEAHTLRIDTRGADHLEAPYELVKTMRASFYVLGPLVARFGRCRVSLPGGCAWGPRPVDLHLKGLEALGAKITVTHGYVEATCDGRLPGGTFHFPISSVGATVNVLMAATLAKGTSVLQNAALEPEIDNLVDYLIGMGAKIQGRGTRTLTVQGVEALRPGNGVTIPDRIEAGTYLCGAAITRGRVKVTKIIPEHIASTLDAFRDMNCKVSVGPDWAEVDARNVELKPITIQTLPFPGYPTDMQAPLMATLLSVPGNSVIQDTVYNDRFKHVAEMERLGANITLSGNTATIKGGLPLEGADVMGSDLRASAALVLAALIAEGETKISRIYHLDRGYEDFEAKMAKLGAEVKRVIIDADEP, from the coding sequence ATGTACCAGTTTATTGTACCTCAGGTTAAAAAGCCGCTCGACGGCGAAGTTGAAATTTCCGGCGCCAAGAACGCAGTCCTTGCCGTAATGGCAGCAGCCCTCTTGGCCGACGGCGTCTCCGAAATCACGAACGTTCCGCACCTCAAAGACATGAAGACTATGTCCGATGTGCTGCGCGTGATCGGTTGCCACATCGGTGGCGAAGCCCACACCTTAAGAATCGACACCCGTGGTGCCGACCATCTGGAAGCCCCTTACGAACTCGTGAAGACCATGCGCGCAAGCTTCTATGTGCTCGGTCCTCTGGTAGCTCGCTTTGGCCGCTGCCGCGTGTCTCTCCCGGGCGGTTGCGCATGGGGTCCGCGCCCTGTGGACTTGCACCTGAAAGGCCTCGAAGCCTTGGGCGCCAAGATTACCGTGACTCACGGCTACGTAGAAGCCACTTGCGACGGACGCCTCCCCGGCGGTACATTCCATTTTCCGATTTCGAGCGTGGGCGCCACGGTGAACGTGCTCATGGCCGCAACGCTTGCCAAGGGCACGAGCGTGTTGCAGAATGCTGCCCTCGAACCTGAAATCGATAACCTCGTCGATTACCTCATCGGCATGGGCGCCAAGATTCAAGGACGCGGCACGCGCACCCTTACGGTGCAGGGCGTAGAAGCTCTACGCCCGGGTAATGGCGTCACCATTCCCGACCGTATCGAAGCAGGCACCTACCTTTGTGGTGCCGCCATTACGCGTGGCCGCGTCAAGGTCACCAAGATTATTCCCGAACACATCGCATCGACGCTCGATGCCTTCCGCGACATGAACTGCAAGGTATCTGTCGGCCCCGACTGGGCCGAAGTCGATGCCCGCAATGTGGAACTCAAGCCGATTACGATTCAGACGCTCCCGTTCCCGGGCTACCCCACCGACATGCAGGCGCCCCTCATGGCAACGCTCCTCTCGGTTCCGGGCAACAGCGTGATTCAAGACACCGTCTATAACGACCGCTTTAAGCATGTGGCCGAAATGGAACGCTTGGGTGCAAACATTACGCTCAGCGGCAACACCGCCACCATCAAGGGCGGGCTCCCGCTCGAAGGTGCCGACGTCATGGGCTCCGACCTGCGTGCAAGCGCAGCCCTCGTGCTCGCCGCGTTAATCGCCGAAGGCGAAACCAAGATCAGCCGCATTTACCACCTCGACCGCGGTTACGAAGACTTCGAAGCTAAAATGGCAAAGCTCGGCGCCGAAGTCAAGCGAGTCATCATTGACGCGGACGAACCATAG
- a CDS encoding translocation protein TolB, whose product MRFLVSVAAFALALLPVTSHATIDTIAVDVGISVFKTMPIGVVPFAEKKSIDWIEEKPHLIVTRDANLSGRFDVISSDKFDLPKFSKAHAKHYITGKVTPVGKMLKVECFLYASQTKDVLLGEAYTVEQKDMRRALHQFFDQVIYRLWGERGVASTKLAYVSKMDGVKQVVVSDYDGFHRSQITRDTTISMMPVWMKGNAGLYYVNFKTHRPKLYSKTFGGVEKSVFPQLEQTYSPAVNPKTGELLFSSTVDGKTDLYIGDPSTGKAKKFAYLKSNQTSPAWSPYASEVLFTSDRGGGPQIFAMGKDGSDLRRVTFMGRYNERAAWSPEGDRIAYTSMDAGHMNIYTCALDGSDIVQLTSNAGNNEHPTWSPDGKLIAFASNRSGSYQIYIMRKDGSNVTRITNSGENTSPTWSFFYDDFKQPKKEGKK is encoded by the coding sequence ATGAGATTTCTTGTAAGCGTTGCGGCCTTTGCGCTGGCCTTGCTGCCGGTGACATCGCATGCGACCATCGATACGATTGCCGTAGACGTGGGTATTTCTGTCTTCAAGACGATGCCCATTGGCGTTGTTCCCTTTGCAGAAAAGAAGTCCATTGACTGGATCGAAGAAAAGCCGCATTTGATTGTGACTCGCGATGCCAACCTTTCGGGTCGCTTTGACGTGATTTCCTCGGACAAGTTTGACTTGCCGAAATTCAGTAAGGCCCATGCCAAGCACTATATTACGGGCAAGGTAACGCCTGTCGGCAAGATGCTGAAGGTGGAATGTTTCTTGTATGCATCGCAGACCAAGGATGTGTTGCTCGGTGAAGCTTACACGGTGGAACAGAAGGATATGCGCCGTGCCTTGCATCAGTTCTTTGACCAGGTGATTTACCGCCTGTGGGGTGAACGCGGTGTCGCTTCTACCAAGCTTGCTTATGTGTCCAAGATGGATGGCGTCAAGCAGGTGGTGGTGTCTGACTATGATGGTTTCCATCGCAGCCAGATTACCCGTGATACGACTATTAGCATGATGCCTGTGTGGATGAAGGGTAATGCAGGTCTTTATTATGTGAATTTCAAGACGCACCGTCCGAAGCTCTATTCCAAGACTTTTGGTGGCGTGGAAAAGTCGGTGTTCCCGCAGTTGGAACAGACTTATAGCCCTGCTGTGAACCCGAAGACCGGAGAACTCCTGTTCTCGAGCACGGTGGACGGCAAGACGGATTTGTATATCGGTGATCCTTCTACGGGCAAGGCTAAGAAGTTTGCTTACCTGAAGTCTAACCAGACGAGCCCGGCTTGGAGCCCGTATGCTTCTGAAGTGCTCTTTACGAGTGACCGTGGCGGTGGCCCGCAGATTTTTGCGATGGGCAAGGATGGTTCCGATTTGCGCCGCGTGACCTTTATGGGCCGCTACAATGAACGCGCTGCCTGGTCTCCTGAAGGAGATCGCATTGCCTACACCTCGATGGATGCTGGCCACATGAACATTTACACCTGCGCACTTGATGGCTCTGACATCGTGCAGCTCACGAGCAACGCCGGTAACAACGAACACCCGACTTGGTCGCCCGATGGCAAACTGATTGCCTTTGCGAGCAACCGTAGCGGTTCGTACCAGATTTACATTATGAGAAAGGACGGTTCCAACGTTACGCGAATCACCAACTCTGGTGAAAACACTTCGCCGACGTGGTCGTTCTTCTATGACGATTTTAAACAACCAAAAAAGGAAGGTAAAAAATGA
- a CDS encoding InlB B-repeat-containing protein — MTAQICPSRPSRFSTFKAIILCLLAGLSLPTMLYADWDGGVKKPSIIEKDGKTFYEIESAENLAWFATQINKGNTGYNAVLKRDIAIVDTAVGANSVKWTPIGDADSVSYKGVFDGDGHTISGVYSNAKYAGFFGFIGPGAVIKNLNLQNALVQSYFGVTSRAGLLSSMFSGDSVINVSVAGTVSDTTYAGGLAAIIKSKAYIDGFRGDVYFVGKAKKYNEYIVYSTKQVAGGVAALVLDSVRILNSRVSGSVDSTDVRGYVGGFIGIDSAYAYFENDTNDINMKLGSYPYILGGYVTRVTVRAAADFVGCLNRGNILGASNNVAGFVGKNEGNLSFSKSTNEGTVKMTASSLAYAGGFVGQSRLDKDSDTIEVSFEYCINKGYVYSPHSSGGFVGGAFYTKQSITASENAGKVSGKEYVGGFVGYVSSHLTYIDYSRNTGNIVGPKVGGFVGVTYGKVTIDHSINDGNISGLGSYTAGFISCINKNAPTVNVKNSANRGKITAGDESDVGGILGATGGSNAVATNCENYGEILVESTDSSSIANVGGIIGNYGTAKNCRNYGNITTSIASPHVGGIAGYGGHAERCINKGTITANAKGGQICAGGIGGTASTLLSLNEGRVVAHATSSTAAKCYVAGITVSVISSSRFKMGGNINKGTVAVDGGVGHVYPLFGTTTSARAMAGSISLSDSIVNNGRLTAGSTRRADKDTVAMCSFFDKDALLVEDDSLGFGVSAAEMQTEEFAWRLNTCNGKIKNNGYWSQRGENYPIHADLDNRAIRKITFRDSSKVINVKDYIVGESFTDYTGKIIHMPESPNPSDADEDLKFGYWAVGNDIIDENTVILNEFSVYAFYVSKKSPPEILVFNQDGDIRTSYAIYDKTTEISLPSALSKTGYEFIGWYNGDQFVGTTGTKIIPNGLSVLNAKYEPILYKISFMNGSEVLQMENLAYGKIPEYRGQKPSSGNADYVFDGWTPLVAAVSSDINYYAHFASIVVESSSSVASSSSQMPSSSSVIASSSSDESSSSKAETSSSAKSESSSSSKENSSSSAKQDASSSSKGTDVVWNAVRPTFNLAVNGMTLTLTNAQGGVVRIFDSLGHLVTAKSLADATTSITLQTPGSYIVRMNGMSKIVSLK; from the coding sequence ATGACCGCCCAGATCTGCCCCTCCCGTCCGAGTCGTTTCTCGACTTTCAAGGCAATCATCCTCTGCCTGCTGGCAGGGCTTTCTTTACCAACCATGCTATATGCAGATTGGGATGGTGGTGTAAAAAAGCCCTCGATTATCGAAAAAGATGGCAAGACATTCTATGAAATCGAGTCAGCCGAAAACCTAGCGTGGTTTGCGACGCAGATAAATAAGGGTAATACCGGTTATAACGCAGTCTTGAAAAGAGATATTGCCATTGTGGACACTGCTGTGGGGGCGAATTCAGTCAAATGGACGCCGATTGGAGATGCAGATAGTGTTAGTTACAAGGGTGTGTTTGACGGTGATGGGCATACGATTTCGGGAGTTTATTCAAATGCAAAGTATGCAGGTTTCTTCGGGTTTATTGGACCTGGCGCGGTTATTAAAAATCTAAATCTTCAAAATGCATTGGTTCAAAGTTATTTTGGAGTAACATCTAGAGCAGGCCTACTGTCTAGTATGTTCTCTGGAGATTCCGTTATTAATGTTTCTGTTGCGGGAACTGTTTCGGATACCACATATGCAGGAGGTCTTGCCGCCATTATCAAGAGCAAGGCTTATATTGACGGCTTTAGGGGCGATGTTTACTTTGTAGGAAAAGCAAAAAAATATAACGAATATATTGTATATTCTACAAAACAAGTTGCTGGTGGTGTCGCTGCGCTGGTGTTGGATTCCGTAAGGATTTTGAATAGTCGTGTTTCAGGAAGTGTGGATAGCACTGACGTAAGGGGGTATGTGGGGGGATTTATCGGAATCGACTCCGCGTATGCCTATTTTGAAAACGATACCAACGATATTAATATGAAGTTGGGCAGTTATCCTTATATCTTGGGTGGGTATGTGACACGAGTGACTGTTAGGGCCGCTGCTGATTTTGTTGGGTGTCTAAATCGGGGGAATATTTTGGGAGCATCTAATAATGTTGCTGGTTTTGTGGGCAAAAATGAAGGAAACCTGTCGTTTTCAAAATCTACGAACGAAGGAACTGTTAAGATGACTGCGTCATCGTTGGCTTATGCGGGGGGATTTGTCGGCCAGTCCCGTTTAGATAAGGATTCTGATACGATTGAGGTTTCTTTTGAGTATTGCATAAATAAAGGTTATGTTTATTCGCCTCACAGTTCCGGTGGATTTGTGGGAGGCGCCTTTTACACAAAGCAGAGCATTACTGCTTCTGAAAATGCAGGTAAAGTGAGCGGGAAGGAATATGTAGGGGGCTTTGTTGGTTATGTATCGAGCCATTTAACTTACATTGATTATAGCCGAAATACGGGAAACATTGTTGGCCCCAAAGTAGGCGGTTTTGTTGGGGTTACATACGGAAAAGTTACTATTGACCATAGCATAAATGATGGCAATATTTCTGGACTCGGGAGCTATACGGCGGGTTTTATCTCTTGCATAAATAAGAATGCTCCTACAGTTAATGTTAAAAATTCCGCCAATAGAGGGAAAATTACTGCGGGCGACGAATCTGACGTTGGCGGTATTCTTGGTGCAACAGGTGGTTCTAATGCCGTTGCTACAAATTGTGAAAACTATGGAGAAATTTTAGTTGAGTCTACGGATTCTTCTTCAATAGCAAATGTTGGGGGCATAATAGGTAATTATGGAACAGCAAAAAATTGTAGAAATTATGGAAACATAACCACATCGATTGCTTCTCCGCATGTAGGCGGTATTGCTGGTTATGGCGGTCATGCAGAAAGGTGTATTAATAAAGGAACAATTACGGCAAATGCTAAAGGTGGTCAGATTTGCGCTGGCGGAATTGGTGGGACTGCAAGTACGCTGCTTTCGTTGAATGAAGGACGTGTGGTCGCGCATGCAACGAGTTCAACTGCTGCAAAGTGTTATGTTGCCGGCATAACGGTAAGTGTGATTTCGTCATCACGTTTTAAAATGGGAGGAAACATCAATAAAGGAACTGTCGCGGTGGATGGCGGTGTAGGACATGTTTATCCTTTGTTTGGGACTACGACTTCGGCAAGAGCCATGGCAGGTAGTATTTCGTTGTCTGATTCCATTGTCAATAACGGTCGACTGACAGCAGGCTCTACACGGCGTGCTGACAAGGACACCGTCGCGATGTGTTCTTTCTTTGATAAAGATGCTTTATTGGTAGAGGATGATTCGCTTGGATTTGGCGTATCGGCAGCTGAAATGCAAACTGAGGAATTTGCGTGGCGTTTGAATACATGTAACGGCAAAATCAAGAATAATGGTTATTGGAGTCAGCGTGGTGAAAATTATCCGATTCACGCAGATTTGGATAATCGTGCAATACGAAAAATTACATTCAGGGATTCGTCCAAGGTGATAAATGTCAAAGATTACATAGTCGGTGAAAGCTTTACGGATTATACTGGAAAAATTATCCATATGCCTGAATCGCCGAATCCAAGCGATGCCGATGAAGACTTGAAATTCGGCTATTGGGCTGTGGGAAATGATATTATAGATGAAAATACTGTAATCCTTAATGAGTTCTCTGTGTATGCCTTCTACGTGTCAAAAAAATCGCCTCCCGAAATTTTGGTATTCAATCAAGATGGCGATATTCGCACAAGTTATGCTATTTATGACAAGACTACAGAAATTTCGTTGCCGAGTGCGCTTTCTAAAACAGGCTACGAGTTTATTGGATGGTACAATGGTGACCAGTTTGTGGGTACTACAGGTACAAAAATTATTCCAAATGGTTTGTCCGTACTAAATGCAAAATATGAGCCGATTTTATACAAGATATCTTTTATGAACGGATCGGAAGTTTTACAGATGGAAAATCTCGCTTACGGGAAAATACCTGAATACAGGGGACAGAAACCGTCTAGTGGCAATGCCGATTATGTCTTTGATGGATGGACACCTCTTGTTGCGGCAGTTTCTTCAGATATAAACTACTATGCGCATTTTGCAAGTATTGTCGTTGAAAGTTCCTCAAGCGTTGCATCGAGTTCGTCACAGATGCCGAGTAGCAGTTCTGTGATTGCATCTAGTTCTTCTGATGAGTCCTCTTCGAGCAAGGCCGAGACTTCGTCTTCTGCAAAGTCTGAATCATCTTCCTCGTCGAAGGAGAATAGTAGTTCCTCTGCAAAACAGGATGCGTCTTCGTCTTCGAAGGGAACGGATGTTGTCTGGAATGCTGTACGGCCTACGTTCAACCTCGCGGTAAACGGTATGACTCTCACGTTGACAAACGCGCAGGGTGGCGTTGTTCGCATATTTGATAGCCTTGGTCACCTAGTTACGGCTAAGTCGCTAGCCGATGCAACGACAAGCATTACCTTACAGACCCCTGGTAGCTACATTGTCCGCATGAATGGCATGAGCAAGATCGTGTCGCTGAAGTAA
- a CDS encoding tol-pal system YbgF family protein, translating into MKNKKLNIVFPLLMVAALTGCSQMTVLRTQEMKAVGAEVQANLDSVSAQLQAQNDSLRAELDAAALAQKRMQAEITMLSRRVADESERNDSRQEEIIYRLDMLLGKSDKILAKKVVVSGAPAAPVSMDSLEREAEKLVEAEAMFNTARSDYHRGEFKLAYSGFKQVYEQMKEGELAENSLYWMALCLIDVNQIDKAKKVFARMSEAFPDGQKTCPALFKLSGLYGEECDINMQKQYLQKILSTKSCEKSAEFEQAAEMLQEILEKEDKKSAGEPVERCVPVVREPVAPTSRVKPAEEKPAEPTASATAESTEAAL; encoded by the coding sequence ATGAAAAACAAAAAATTGAACATCGTATTTCCCTTGCTTATGGTCGCAGCCCTGACGGGTTGCAGCCAGATGACGGTGCTCCGTACACAGGAAATGAAGGCTGTCGGCGCCGAAGTTCAGGCAAACCTTGATTCTGTGTCGGCTCAGCTTCAGGCTCAAAACGATTCTCTGCGTGCCGAGCTGGATGCGGCTGCGCTTGCGCAAAAGCGCATGCAAGCCGAAATCACTATGCTTTCGCGTCGCGTGGCCGACGAATCCGAACGTAACGATTCTAGGCAAGAAGAAATCATCTACCGCTTGGATATGTTGCTCGGCAAGTCCGACAAGATCTTGGCGAAGAAGGTGGTCGTGAGCGGTGCGCCTGCTGCACCGGTCTCCATGGATAGCCTGGAACGCGAAGCTGAAAAGCTCGTGGAAGCCGAAGCGATGTTCAATACGGCCCGCTCCGATTACCATCGCGGTGAATTCAAGCTGGCCTACAGCGGCTTCAAACAGGTTTATGAACAGATGAAAGAAGGCGAACTCGCCGAGAATTCGCTTTACTGGATGGCTCTTTGCTTGATTGATGTCAACCAGATTGACAAGGCGAAAAAGGTCTTTGCCCGCATGTCGGAAGCCTTCCCCGACGGCCAGAAGACCTGCCCCGCATTGTTCAAGCTTTCTGGCCTTTATGGCGAAGAATGCGACATCAACATGCAGAAGCAGTACCTGCAGAAGATTCTTTCGACCAAGTCTTGCGAAAAGTCTGCCGAATTTGAACAGGCTGCCGAAATGTTGCAGGAAATCTTGGAAAAAGAAGACAAGAAGTCTGCAGGTGAACCTGTAGAACGTTGCGTGCCTGTGGTGCGTGAACCGGTTGCCCCGACTTCTCGCGTAAAGCCTGCGGAAGAGAAACCCGCGGAACCGACTGCCAGCGCAACCGCTGAATCTACGGAAGCCGCACTGTAA